The region GGGGGATTCCGGGGTTTTTGCCAATGTGCTTGGCCCGGACAGTATGGGGACCGGGGAGCTTTTGCTGGAAGGATTGGTCAATTCTATTTACGGGGATTATTCAACTGCACAGCATAAAGCAGTGCTCAAAATGCAGTTTATCCTGCTGAATAACGGCAATCCCGACCTGCCCATTCTTTATTCCCGTAATTTCAGCCATGAAATCCCGGTGGAAACAACCGGGCCTGAGGCTCTTGTGCAGGCCATGAATAAAGGGCTCAATGATATTTTTATTGAGCTTGAGAAGGACCTTGCTGATGTTGTCCACGTGAATCATTTTGATTCCGGAGATTATTCACAGGAAAAATAGACCCTGTTTTTGCCCTTGATTTTGCAGCGGTACATGTTGTCGTCTGCGCGTTTAATGACTCTTTCCAGGGGTTCATCGTGGGAGAATTCCGCTACACCGATGCTCATTGTTTTATAGACAGAGGGGCCGGTCGGGGGACGGTATTCGTAGTCCGCAAGTGCTGAGCGGATGTCTTCGGCCACTTTCATGCCCTGCTGCCCGCTTGTTCCGGGCAGGATGACCATGAATTCTTCGCCTCCGTAGCGGAAGGCCCTGTCTGTATTGCGGATGGTTTTTTTTATGATTCTGCCGATTGACTCAAGTATATCATCACCGGCGGCATGGCCGTAGGTATCGTTGAACATCTTGAAATCATCAACATCCATAAGCAGGATGCTCAGCGGCTGTCCGGTATTGCGGCTTTTGAAAATTTCTTTTTCGGCAACGTCCAGCATATGGCGGCGGTTGAACAGCCCGGTAAGCTGGTCGGTGATGCTCATGTTTTTGAAGCGTTCTTCACTTTCTTTGAGCTTCTGCTGTGCTTTTTTTCTTTCCG is a window of Desulfovibrio sp. JC010 DNA encoding:
- a CDS encoding ABC-type transport auxiliary lipoprotein family protein, producing MMKSSSEKICLISRTGLVLLILLACSLSGCVKLERPTLDRKYFTLDAVRPGKEKNSIHSNKNLIVRRVKISPRYEDRDLVYKVGESGFEADYYNSFFVPPAAMITQELRVWMGDSGVFANVLGPDSMGTGELLLEGLVNSIYGDYSTAQHKAVLKMQFILLNNGNPDLPILYSRNFSHEIPVETTGPEALVQAMNKGLNDIFIELEKDLADVVHVNHFDSGDYSQEK
- a CDS encoding sensor domain-containing diguanylate cyclase — its product is MNSKYTDVEQSRFKELFAKAASAIVIMDQQGEILFSNPAFTEITGYGPDEAQQKPLHEIITPAHDVEGREYLCNLFRGPTSKNNLNLSIIDKEGHIHFVDMTAATLDTNDDTPENCICIMHDLTAEKEAELRREELIEELMEVKELQEDNAAQLATLLHELDEKNYALEQEIAERKKAQQKLKESEERFKNMSITDQLTGLFNRRHMLDVAEKEIFKSRNTGQPLSILLMDVDDFKMFNDTYGHAAGDDILESIGRIIKKTIRNTDRAFRYGGEEFMVILPGTSGQQGMKVAEDIRSALADYEYRPPTGPSVYKTMSIGVAEFSHDEPLERVIKRADDNMYRCKIKGKNRVYFSCE